The following coding sequences are from one Devosia neptuniae window:
- a CDS encoding asparaginase: MDANPILAETVRGNWVENRFRGAYAVVDASGRVIASAGDIERAIFPRSAIKSMQALPIFARHAEEKFHHTSEELALACASHHGEDDHVATARGLLSRLGLSVADLECGAHAPTNPAARDALRATGAEPSALHNNCSGKHSGMLSVALAMGVPTAGYVGREHAVQKAVRAAVEAVIGEELTEDKCGTDGCSIPTFAAPLRAFAYGFARMATGEGLSPELGLAARRLFDAATAHPHLVAGTGHADTLIMAAFKGRVMQKIGAEGVQCGAIRNKGWGYAIKCDDGNPAASQAMLAGLLLKFAEPDAEQKAVLEKFAGQVIKSVRGADVGVLRTLVA, translated from the coding sequence ATGGACGCCAATCCCATTCTTGCCGAGACCGTGCGGGGCAACTGGGTCGAAAACCGGTTCCGCGGCGCCTATGCGGTGGTCGATGCCAGCGGCAGAGTCATCGCTTCAGCGGGCGATATCGAGCGGGCGATCTTTCCGCGCTCGGCCATCAAATCCATGCAGGCGCTGCCGATTTTTGCGCGCCATGCCGAAGAAAAATTCCACCACACGAGCGAAGAATTGGCGTTGGCCTGCGCGTCGCATCACGGCGAGGATGACCATGTGGCGACGGCTAGAGGGCTGTTGAGCCGGCTTGGTCTGTCGGTGGCGGATCTGGAATGCGGGGCACATGCGCCAACCAATCCGGCGGCGCGCGACGCCTTGCGGGCAACGGGCGCGGAGCCGAGTGCGCTGCACAATAATTGCTCGGGCAAGCATTCGGGCATGCTGAGCGTGGCTTTGGCCATGGGCGTGCCGACCGCGGGCTATGTCGGGCGCGAGCATGCGGTGCAAAAGGCGGTGCGGGCGGCGGTCGAGGCGGTGATCGGAGAGGAACTGACCGAGGACAAATGCGGCACGGATGGCTGTTCCATCCCGACTTTCGCGGCACCGCTACGGGCTTTTGCCTATGGCTTTGCCCGCATGGCGACGGGCGAAGGACTATCGCCCGAACTTGGCTTGGCGGCGCGGCGGCTGTTTGATGCGGCGACGGCGCATCCGCATCTCGTAGCGGGAACGGGGCATGCCGATACGCTGATCATGGCGGCGTTCAAGGGCCGCGTGATGCAGAAGATCGGCGCCGAAGGCGTGCAATGCGGCGCCATTCGCAACAAGGGCTGGGGCTATGCCATCAAATGCGACGATGGCAATCCGGCAGCGTCGCAGGCCATGCTGGCGGGACTGCTGCTGAAATTTGCCGAGCCGGATGCGGAGCAGAAGGCGGTGCTGGAGAAGTTTGCCGGGCAGGTGATCAAAAGCGTGCGCGGGGCAGATGTCGGAGTGCTGCGGACGCTGGTCGCTTAA
- a CDS encoding SH3 domain-containing protein — MNKNQEKVLVAALCGLVITAAGAFAVQPAMAAGYQVDQLAKVSGVAHWDQLNVRKWPASYSQQVGAFEPGSHVWVERCIKAKAGADWCLVDSQDTRGWVNSKFLTVVHDWDI; from the coding sequence ATGAACAAGAATCAGGAAAAGGTTTTGGTCGCCGCGCTCTGCGGCCTGGTAATCACCGCGGCGGGCGCCTTCGCCGTGCAGCCCGCCATGGCCGCCGGCTATCAGGTTGACCAATTGGCCAAGGTGAGCGGCGTCGCCCATTGGGACCAGCTCAATGTGCGCAAATGGCCAGCCTCCTATTCCCAGCAGGTCGGCGCCTTCGAGCCCGGCAGCCATGTCTGGGTCGAGCGCTGTATCAAGGCCAAGGCCGGCGCCGATTGGTGCCTGGTCGATTCCCAGGACACGCGCGGTTGGGTGAACTCGAAATTCCTCACCGTGGTCCACGATTGGGACATCTGA